The Caldisericota bacterium genomic interval GCCCAAGACATTATTACCCGTAAAACCTATTAAATTGGGTAAAGGAGAACTTATTTACAAAGGAGAGGATCTTCTCATTGTATCTATTGGCACGATGTTTTATGAAGCACTTCGTGCAAGAGAGGTGTTAGAAAAAATGGGTATTTCTACAGGACTTATTAATGCTCGTTTTGTGAAACCGGTAGATGAGAAACTTATTTTGAAGGAAGCTAAAAAATCAAGAAAGGTAATTACCGTTGAAGATAATTCTGTAAAAGGTGGTTTTGGCTCTGCAATAAGCGAGTTCCTTTCTAAAGAAGGGATAGAAGTGAGCATTGTGGGAATAGAAGATTTCTTTCCTGAGCAGGGTGAACGAAGGTTTCTTATGAACAAATATGGTTTAAGTGCAGAACATATCATTAAGGTTGGAGAAAAATTTGTCAAAGAAAAGAATCGATGAGGTGTTGGTTGGAAAAGGCTTATTTAAAAGTAGATCAGAAGCAAGGCGATTTATTATTGAAGGAAAAATTTTGTTGAATGGTCAACTTGTGCAAAAAGCAGGTACCCTTGTAAAGGATGAGGATCAAATTACCCTTAAAGAAGGGAAAAAATATGTGAGCAGAGGCGGGCTAAAATTAGAGTTTGCACTTGACCAATTTGGCATTGACCCAAAGGATTTGATTGCTTCAGATATTGGAGCCTCAACCGGAGGATTTACTGATTGCCTGCTTAAACGTGATGCAAAGCGAGTATATGCCGTAGATGTTGGTTATGGGCAATTTGATTATTCTTTGCGTAATGATAAGCGTGTAATTCTTTTAGAAAGAACTAATGCAAGATATTTAACACAAAAGGAAATTCCAGAGCTATTAGATTTAGTTGTTATGGATGTATCATTTATTTCCATTGCAAAGATTCTTCCTGCTCTTACTCCTTTGATGAAGGAAAAATCGAGCATCATTTCACTGATTAAACCTCAGTTTGAAGGAAAGAGGGAATATCTGAAAAAAGGCATTGTCAAGGATAAAGAGATACACAAAGAAATATTATTTAATCTTATTGACGATATTTCACGGATAGGACTTTGTGTTGCAGATGCTACTTTCTCTCCTGTAAAAGGTGGAAAGGGAAATATTGAATTTTTTTTTCTGATAAAAAAACATGGAAAGCTTGTGAATTTTCGCCATATTAATAAAATAATAGATGAAGTATGGGAAAGGATGGCAAGATGAAAATAGGAATTTTTTACCTTGATGGAGTAGAAATTAAGGAAACAGCTGAGAAACTTGCTAATTTTTTTAGAAAAATAAACATAAAAGTATTTCTCAACGAAGAGTTAAGGAGTGCTAAGCCCGACAAAGATACTGTTATTGTAAGCCTTGGCGGAGACGGTACTTTCTTGAAGGCCGCACATTTGGGTATAGAAATGGATGTGCCTGTACTCGGCATAAATTTGGGTAATCTTGGTTTTCTTACGGATGTCGAGGCAAGAGATGTTTTTAATGCTGCTGAAGAATTATTAAAAGGAGATTTTTTCATTGAGAAAAGAACCGTTCTTAAGGGATTAAGGCTTGGTGAGGGAGGAAAAGAAGACACATTTTTTGCTGTCAATGATTTTGTTTTGGTACGGTCTATTCGGGAAAGAATGATGTTCGCCGAAATTTTTGTTAATGGGATGTGGGCTGGAAAGTTTAGAAGTGATGGAATTGTCATTGCAACACCTACGGGTTCTACTGCTTACGCCCTTTCTCTTGGAGCCCCTATTATCACTCCAGCTGCTTCAGTGTATGAACTTGTGCTTATTGCACCACATAAGCTTTCAGCAAGGCCTGTTATTTTTTCTGGAGAGGACCATCTTTCTTTGAGAATTCTTTCAAAAGAACCTATTTCTTTTCAAAGGGATGGCGAAGAAGCTCTCAAACTAAAGATGTTTGACAGAGTAACCTTTGAAAAAGCCAATCGTCAGCTTCGTGTTGTACACTTGAAAAAGAAAAACTTTTTTGATGTATTGAACAAGAAGTTTGGATGGGGGGGATAGATGCTTGCTGGTATTCTATTGACAAATTTTGCAATAGCTAAAAAAGTTGAGTTGTCTTTTGACAGTAATCTTGTTATTATTTCCGGGGAAACAGGTGCAGGTAAAACAATCTTGATGAGAGCACTTACAGCAGCTTGCGGCGGGTATGCAACAAGCAATTTGATCCGAGCAGGAAGCAATAAAGCGCAGGTTGAAGTAAGTTTTATGCTTGACGGTGCGTCCAGAGGGGTTGATGTTCTAAAGAGACTTTCTCTCTTTGAAGGAGAACCTATAGTAATACTTTCCAGGGTAATCGATAAAAACAGGACAAAGGGCGTCATTAACGGTCATCCTATGCCAATAAAGAGCTTAATGGAATTGGGATCCAGTCTTATTGATATGCACGGACAGCATGAGGTGCAATCTTTACTGAATAGCTCTACACATATTTTGTCTCTTGATCGGTTTGGCGGGGAAACCCTTATCTCTTTAAAAGAAAAGGTGATTTCAGAAATTGCTGCTTACAGGAGAATTTTAAAAGATCTGAACGATCTGATTGAACAGGATAAAAAATATCAAGAAGAGCGAGATTTTATTAATTTTGAGGTCGAAGAGCTTG includes:
- a CDS encoding TlyA family RNA methyltransferase yields the protein MSKKRIDEVLVGKGLFKSRSEARRFIIEGKILLNGQLVQKAGTLVKDEDQITLKEGKKYVSRGGLKLEFALDQFGIDPKDLIASDIGASTGGFTDCLLKRDAKRVYAVDVGYGQFDYSLRNDKRVILLERTNARYLTQKEIPELLDLVVMDVSFISIAKILPALTPLMKEKSSIISLIKPQFEGKREYLKKGIVKDKEIHKEILFNLIDDISRIGLCVADATFSPVKGGKGNIEFFFLIKKHGKLVNFRHINKIIDEVWERMAR
- a CDS encoding NAD(+)/NADH kinase; amino-acid sequence: MKIGIFYLDGVEIKETAEKLANFFRKINIKVFLNEELRSAKPDKDTVIVSLGGDGTFLKAAHLGIEMDVPVLGINLGNLGFLTDVEARDVFNAAEELLKGDFFIEKRTVLKGLRLGEGGKEDTFFAVNDFVLVRSIRERMMFAEIFVNGMWAGKFRSDGIVIATPTGSTAYALSLGAPIITPAASVYELVLIAPHKLSARPVIFSGEDHLSLRILSKEPISFQRDGEEALKLKMFDRVTFEKANRQLRVVHLKKKNFFDVLNKKFGWGG